Sequence from the Kineosporia succinea genome:
ACGTGCGCTCCTTCCCGGAGTACGGGTCGCTGACGCGTCAGAAGGTCGACGACATGGAGGCCGCGGCCGACGCCGACCCGAACGCCCGCAAGAAAGACCCGCGCGACTTCGCGCTCTGGAAGAGCGCCAAGCCGGGCGAGCCCGTCACCGCGTCCTGGCCCGCACCCTGGGGGCGCGGCCGGCCGGGCTGGCACCTGGAGTGCTCGGCGATGGCCACCCGCTACCTGGGGGCCGAGTTCGACATCCACGGCGGCGGTCTCGACCTGCGCTTCCCGCACCACGAGAACGAGCTGGCGCAGTCCCGGGCCGCCGGCGACGGCTTCGCCCGGTACTGGCTGCACAACGCCTGGGTCACCATGTCCGGCGAGAAGATGAGCAAGTCGCTGGGCAACACCATGACGATCGCCACGCTGACCGAGAAGGTCCGGCCGGTGGTGCTGCGCTACGTGCTGGCCACGCCGCACTACCGCTCGAACATCGAGATCAGCCCGGACTCGCTGGCCGACGCCACGGCCGCCTACGAGCGCATCGAGAACTTCGTGCACCGGGCGGTCGAGCGGCTCGGCGGCCAGGGCACCACCGACGTCGTGCCCAAGGCGTTCGCCGAGGCCATGGACGACGACCTGGGCGTGCCCGCGGCCGTCGCGGTGCTGCACGACACCGTGCGCGAGGGCAACCGGGCGCTGGCCGAGAAAGATGCCACCGCCCTGCAGGAAGCGCTGTCGCACGTGCGCGGCATGACCGCCGTGCTCGGTCTCGACCCGCTCGAAGAGGCCTGGGCCACGGGCGGTTCCGAGGACGGTCGGCTCGCGGCCGCGCTCGACGTGCTGGTGCGGGCCGAGCTCGAGGCCCGCGCGACGGCGCGCAAGGAGAAGGATTTCGCCACCGCGGATGCCATTCGCAACCGGCTCACCGCAGCCGGGGTGGCAGTGGAAGACACGCCTGAGGGCGCTCGCTGGAGTCTGGAGGCCGAAAGTGGCCGGTAATTCGTCGCGTAAAGGGGCTACTCGCAACCCCGGTTCGAAGAAGGGTGCGACGGTAGGAACCGGCGGCCAGTCCCGTAAGCGCCTGGAGGGCAAGGGCCCCACGCCCAAGGCCGCCGACCGTGACTACCATCCCGCCGCCCGCCGGGCCAAGGCCGCGGCCAAGAACGCCATGAAGGCGTCGGGCAAGGGCACCGGGCGGCCCTCGTCCACCGGTGGCCGCTCGCAGCAGCGCCGCTCGTCGTCGTCCGCCAGTTCGGAGATGGTCGCCGGCCGCAACCCGGTGGTCGAGGCGCTGCGGGCCGGCGTGCCGGCCAAGGCGCTCTACGTGGCCACCGGCATCGACAACGACGACCGCGTCCGCGAGTCGCTGAAAACCGCCGCCGACGCCGGGCTTCCGCTGCTCGAGGCCTCGCGCACCGACCTCGACCGGCTCACCGGCGGGGCTGTGCACCAGGGCCTCGTGCTGCAGGTCCCGCCCTACGACTACGCGCACCCGAGCGATCTGCTCGAGCTCGCGGTCGACAGCGGAAGGCCGCCGCTGCTGGTGGTTCTCGACGGGGTGACCGACCCGCGCAACCTGGGTGCAGTCGTCCGTTCGGTGTCCGCGTTCGGTGGCCACGGCGTCATCGTGCCCGAGCGCAGGGCGGCCGGTATGACCGCCACCGCCTGGAAGACCTCGGCCGGGGCCGCTGCCCGCACCCCGGTCGCCCGAGTCGCCAACATCAACCGGGCGATCGAGTCACTCAAGGCCGCCGGGCTTTTCGTGGTCGGTCTGGACGCCGGCGGCGACGTCGAGCTGCCCGGCCTGGAGCTGGCCACCGGCCCGCTCGTGCTGATCGCCGGCGCCGAGGGCAAGGGCCTGTCCCGCCTGGTGCGCGAGAACTGCGACGCGATCGCCTCGATCCCGATGATCGGCGGCACCGAGTCGCTCAACGCCAGTGTGGCGATGGGCGTTTCGCTCTACGAGGTGTCGCGTCTGCGGGCGTCCCGGTAAACCAGCAAAACACCCATGGTGGACGTCCCGGTCGAGGTGACCGGAACGTCCACCATGGGTGCTGGGGGCTTTTCAGATGATCGGATCGCTCACGACCGGCATCTCCTGGGTGTCGACACCCAGTACGGCCTTCTCGTCGGGCCGGTGCACCAGCACGTTGCGGATGTAGCTGGCGACCGCCTCGTCGATACCGATGTCGCGGCCCTTGTTCTCCGAGATGAACCACGCGTGCTCCAGCACCTCGTGGAAGATCTCGGCCGGGGCCAGTTTTCCGCGCATGTCGGCCGGGACGGCCCGCACCACCGGCTCGAACCGGCGGGCCAGCCACTCGTGCGAGATCACGTCTTCGTCGATGCCCTGCCGGTCGGTGGCGGCGCGGTAGGTGTCGAGGTCGTTGAGCAGCCGCCGGGCCTGGTTCTCCTCGACGTCCAGACCGGTCAGCCGCAGCAGACGGCGGCGGTGGTGCCCCGCGTCCACCACCTTGGGCTGGATCTCGATCGAGGTGCCGGTGACGTCGGTGTTGATGTTCAGCTCGCCGACGTCGAAACCCAGGTCGTTGAGACGGCGGATACGGGCCTCGACCCGCCAGCGCTCGTCCGGCTCGAAGGCCTCCTTGGCGGTGAGCTCCGACCACAGGGTGCGGTAGCGCTCGATGAACGCGTCGGCGGTCTTCACCGGGTCGAGGCTCTCGTCGAGCAGGCCACCGGCCTCGAGGTCCATCAGCTCGCCGGCGATGTTGGTGCGCGCCAGGTCGAGGTCGTGCTCGCGCTGCCCCCGGCTCAGGGTGTCGTACAGGTCGCCCGTCTCGGCGTCGACCAGGTAGGCGGCGAAAGCGCCCGCGTCCCGCCGGAAGAGCGTGTTCGAGAGTGAGACGTCGCCCCAGTAGAAGCCGCTCAGGTGCAGACGCACCATTAGCACGGCCTGGGCGTCGACCAGCCGCATCACCGGCTCCGGGCCGATGGCCTGGGAGAAGACCGCGCGGTAGGGCAGTGAGAACTGCAGGTGCCGGGTGAGCAGCACCGGGTCGAGGTCTTCACCGTTGGCGTCGGTGCGCCCGGTGATGATGCCCAGCGGCTCGACCGCTGGCAGGCCCAGACGGCGCAGCAGGCGCAGCAGGCCGTACTCGCGGCGCGCGAACTCCTCGGTGATCTCCTTGGCGGCGATCACGTTGCCGGAGAGCTGCACGAAACGCACGACGTGGCGCGAGATACCGCGCGGAAGGGTGGCCAGCCGGTTGGCGGGCCAGTTCTCCAGCGGAACGTCCCACGGCAGGTCCAGCAGGGCCGGATCGGGTGCCGCGGACGTGATCTGAAGTGTTCGTGTGGCTGTCATCCCTCAAAACCCCCGCTCGGGCTCCGGTTTCACCGCACCGCCGGTCCTGGGCGCCCAGGACCGGCGGTACGGATCATCCGTGCGGAGCAGTTGATCGAGGTCAGGCGCCGATGCGCTCGCCCGACTCGGTGTTGAACAGGTGCGTGTGGCCTTCCTTGGCCTGGAGGTGGACCGTCTGGCCCTTCTCCGGGGGACGGCGGCCGTCGACGCGGGCGATGACCGGGAGGTCGGTGCCCTCGCTCTTCAGCGTGCCGTGCAGGTAGGCGTCGGCGCCGAGGACCTCGACCAGCTCGACCTGGACCGGGAGGCCGTGGTCGGACAGGGAGAGGTCTTCCGGACGCACACCCAGGGTGACCCGGGAACCGCCGGCGCTCAGGGTGTCGCGGGAGATCGGGTAGACCTCGTCGCCGAACTGCACGC
This genomic interval carries:
- the cysS gene encoding cysteine--tRNA ligase is translated as MSLRLFDSATRQVRDFVPVVPGKAGIYVCGATPQSSPHIGHVRAQVNFDVLRRWLEHQGLQVTFVRNVTDIDDKILAKSAEAGRDWWAHAFRFEQEFTAAYDSLNVLRPTIEPRATGHVIEMVELVQRLIDAGHAYVAADNSGDVYFDVRSFPEYGSLTRQKVDDMEAAADADPNARKKDPRDFALWKSAKPGEPVTASWPAPWGRGRPGWHLECSAMATRYLGAEFDIHGGGLDLRFPHHENELAQSRAAGDGFARYWLHNAWVTMSGEKMSKSLGNTMTIATLTEKVRPVVLRYVLATPHYRSNIEISPDSLADATAAYERIENFVHRAVERLGGQGTTDVVPKAFAEAMDDDLGVPAAVAVLHDTVREGNRALAEKDATALQEALSHVRGMTAVLGLDPLEEAWATGGSEDGRLAAALDVLVRAELEARATARKEKDFATADAIRNRLTAAGVAVEDTPEGARWSLEAESGR
- the rlmB gene encoding 23S rRNA (guanosine(2251)-2'-O)-methyltransferase RlmB, whose translation is MAGNSSRKGATRNPGSKKGATVGTGGQSRKRLEGKGPTPKAADRDYHPAARRAKAAAKNAMKASGKGTGRPSSTGGRSQQRRSSSSASSEMVAGRNPVVEALRAGVPAKALYVATGIDNDDRVRESLKTAADAGLPLLEASRTDLDRLTGGAVHQGLVLQVPPYDYAHPSDLLELAVDSGRPPLLVVLDGVTDPRNLGAVVRSVSAFGGHGVIVPERRAAGMTATAWKTSAGAAARTPVARVANINRAIESLKAAGLFVVGLDAGGDVELPGLELATGPLVLIAGAEGKGLSRLVRENCDAIASIPMIGGTESLNASVAMGVSLYEVSRLRASR
- a CDS encoding DUF4032 domain-containing protein; protein product: MTATRTLQITSAAPDPALLDLPWDVPLENWPANRLATLPRGISRHVVRFVQLSGNVIAAKEITEEFARREYGLLRLLRRLGLPAVEPLGIITGRTDANGEDLDPVLLTRHLQFSLPYRAVFSQAIGPEPVMRLVDAQAVLMVRLHLSGFYWGDVSLSNTLFRRDAGAFAAYLVDAETGDLYDTLSRGQREHDLDLARTNIAGELMDLEAGGLLDESLDPVKTADAFIERYRTLWSELTAKEAFEPDERWRVEARIRRLNDLGFDVGELNINTDVTGTSIEIQPKVVDAGHHRRRLLRLTGLDVEENQARRLLNDLDTYRAATDRQGIDEDVISHEWLARRFEPVVRAVPADMRGKLAPAEIFHEVLEHAWFISENKGRDIGIDEAVASYIRNVLVHRPDEKAVLGVDTQEMPVVSDPII